A genomic stretch from Chitinophaga agri includes:
- a CDS encoding TAT-variant-translocated molybdopterin oxidoreductase, with protein MEQKKYWKGLEELHNTKEHQEIVNNEFREDLPFEESESLLNATTPRRDFLKYLGFTTAAATIAASCETPVKKAIPYVNKPEEITPGVPNYYASTYAVDGEYLPIVVKTREGRPIKVDGNELSSITGTASTARVQGSVLSLYDAARLRFPTIAGSETTWAELDKQVGAALAGLGGAPIVLLTSTIISPSTKKVIAGFQAKYPGFRHVTYDAVSYSGMLLANEASYGKRALPVYHFENAKTIVGLDADFLGTWLNPVEYSKGYGVNRKIDQKKPEMSKHFQFESMMSVTGANADERYTHKPSELGAVALALLSAVGGAVSKPAIADKRLAEGIEKAAQSLKENQGKALVVSGSNDVNVQIIVNAINNQIGANGTTIDWASTSSYRQGIDSEMTQLVSDLNAGSIGALFVYGVNPAYDYYDAAKFVAGVKQVKLAVTFNDRKDETSELFKYAAPAHHFLESWGDAEGRTGYFSFIQPTIAPLFKTRAFESTLLAWSGNATSWEDFLKNEWITKLGSQEAWDKALQDGVIEPAQPAALGGATFSGDVAAAAAKINSAKKGGKLELVLYQKVAIGNGKEANNPWLQEMPDPITRSTWDNYAVISNTLAKTFNTELGDDYEINNDRTVLKVKANGKEIELPLLILPGIHPEVIAIAVGYGRNNNAGKAAAGVGKNAYPFVSFNGQTFDYFVADAAVEKTGAVAQIGVTQTHNSYEGRPIVKETTLEEFIKNPKEVNEDRRELDQFGPDFRKDGTLYPDVHQYHGIKWGMSIDLNTCFGCGACTIACQAENNVSVVGKEQVIKAHEMHWLRIDRYFAGDENNPEVVFQPMLCQHCDNAPCENVCPVAATNHSSEGINQMAYNRCIGTRYCANNCPYKVRRFNWRDWNGADSFENNLYDVAGMNDDLTRMVLNPDVVVRSRGVMEKCSFCVQRLQDAKLTAKKAGRPMKDGEAKTACQVACAADAIVFGNVNDKESRISKLRNDEQTDRMYYVLEQTHTLPSINYLAKIRNKKAEPKAEGHHGEEAHHEAAAKHEA; from the coding sequence ATGGAGCAAAAAAAGTATTGGAAAGGCTTGGAGGAGTTGCACAATACCAAGGAACATCAGGAGATTGTGAATAACGAATTTAGAGAGGATCTGCCTTTTGAGGAGAGTGAAAGCCTGTTAAATGCTACTACACCCCGCAGGGATTTCCTGAAATACCTGGGGTTCACTACCGCAGCTGCTACAATTGCGGCTAGTTGCGAAACGCCTGTTAAGAAAGCAATACCTTACGTAAATAAACCGGAGGAAATCACTCCGGGTGTACCTAACTATTACGCTTCCACATATGCAGTAGACGGAGAATATCTGCCTATTGTTGTTAAAACCCGTGAAGGTCGTCCGATTAAAGTTGATGGTAACGAACTGTCTTCTATCACCGGTACAGCTTCCACAGCAAGAGTACAGGGTTCTGTACTGAGCCTGTATGATGCGGCCCGTCTGCGTTTCCCAACCATCGCTGGTTCTGAAACCACCTGGGCAGAGCTGGACAAACAGGTAGGTGCTGCACTGGCCGGTCTGGGTGGTGCTCCTATCGTTTTACTGACCTCCACTATTATCAGTCCTTCCACTAAGAAAGTGATTGCTGGTTTCCAGGCGAAATATCCTGGTTTCCGTCATGTAACATATGATGCAGTATCCTACTCTGGTATGCTGCTGGCAAACGAAGCTTCTTACGGCAAGAGAGCATTACCGGTTTACCACTTCGAAAATGCAAAGACCATCGTTGGTCTGGATGCAGATTTCCTGGGTACCTGGTTAAATCCTGTTGAGTATTCAAAAGGATATGGTGTTAACCGTAAGATCGATCAGAAGAAACCGGAAATGAGCAAGCATTTCCAGTTTGAGAGCATGATGAGTGTGACAGGTGCAAACGCTGACGAAAGATATACTCACAAGCCTTCTGAACTCGGTGCTGTTGCACTGGCCCTGCTGAGCGCAGTAGGTGGTGCGGTAAGCAAACCTGCTATCGCCGACAAACGTCTGGCAGAAGGTATCGAGAAAGCAGCACAATCACTGAAAGAAAACCAGGGTAAAGCGCTGGTAGTAAGTGGTTCTAACGACGTAAACGTACAGATCATTGTAAACGCTATTAACAACCAGATCGGTGCTAATGGTACTACAATTGACTGGGCATCTACCTCCAGCTACCGTCAGGGTATCGACAGCGAGATGACTCAGCTGGTAAGTGATCTGAACGCTGGTAGCATCGGAGCTTTATTTGTATACGGTGTAAACCCTGCTTATGACTACTACGACGCTGCGAAATTCGTTGCGGGTGTTAAACAGGTGAAACTGGCCGTTACATTCAACGATCGTAAAGACGAAACTTCTGAATTATTCAAATACGCAGCTCCTGCGCATCACTTCCTGGAAAGCTGGGGAGATGCAGAAGGCCGTACCGGATACTTCAGCTTTATACAGCCCACCATTGCACCACTGTTCAAAACACGTGCATTTGAATCTACCCTGCTGGCATGGAGCGGAAACGCTACATCATGGGAAGATTTCCTGAAAAATGAGTGGATCACTAAACTGGGTAGCCAGGAAGCATGGGACAAAGCACTGCAGGACGGTGTGATCGAACCAGCGCAGCCAGCTGCTTTAGGTGGTGCTACATTCAGCGGCGACGTTGCGGCAGCAGCAGCTAAGATCAACAGTGCGAAGAAAGGCGGTAAGCTGGAACTGGTACTGTATCAGAAAGTAGCTATCGGTAATGGTAAAGAAGCCAACAACCCATGGTTACAGGAGATGCCTGACCCAATCACCCGTTCTACATGGGATAACTACGCTGTAATCTCCAACACCCTGGCTAAAACGTTCAATACTGAGCTGGGTGATGACTACGAGATCAATAACGACAGAACTGTACTGAAGGTTAAAGCAAACGGTAAGGAAATCGAACTGCCGCTGCTGATCCTGCCTGGTATCCATCCTGAAGTAATTGCGATCGCAGTTGGTTACGGACGTAACAATAACGCCGGTAAAGCAGCAGCAGGTGTAGGTAAAAATGCCTATCCGTTTGTAAGCTTCAACGGTCAGACTTTTGATTATTTCGTTGCTGACGCTGCGGTTGAAAAGACCGGCGCAGTAGCTCAGATAGGTGTTACTCAAACACACAACAGTTACGAAGGTCGTCCTATCGTAAAAGAAACTACCCTCGAAGAGTTCATTAAGAACCCTAAAGAGGTGAATGAAGACCGCAGAGAGCTGGATCAGTTTGGTCCTGATTTCCGTAAAGACGGTACCCTGTATCCGGATGTACACCAGTACCACGGTATCAAATGGGGTATGTCTATCGACCTGAACACCTGTTTTGGTTGTGGTGCTTGTACTATTGCATGTCAGGCTGAAAACAACGTTTCTGTAGTTGGTAAAGAGCAGGTAATTAAAGCACACGAAATGCACTGGCTGCGTATCGACCGTTACTTCGCGGGTGATGAGAACAACCCTGAAGTAGTGTTCCAGCCGATGCTGTGTCAACACTGTGATAACGCTCCATGTGAGAACGTTTGTCCGGTAGCAGCTACCAACCACAGCTCTGAAGGTATCAACCAGATGGCTTACAACCGTTGTATCGGTACCCGTTATTGCGCTAACAACTGTCCGTATAAAGTTCGTCGCTTCAACTGGAGAGACTGGAACGGTGCTGACAGCTTCGAAAATAACCTGTATGACGTAGCAGGTATGAACGATGATCTGACACGTATGGTGCTGAACCCGGATGTAGTGGTTCGTAGCCGTGGTGTAATGGAAAAATGTTCTTTCTGCGTACAGCGTTTACAGGATGCTAAACTGACTGCGAAGAAAGCTGGCCGTCCGATGAAAGATGGTGAAGCGAAAACAGCTTGTCAGGTAGCATGTGCTGCTGATGCGATCGTATTCGGTAACGTAAACGACAAAGAAAGCCGCATTTCGAAACTGCGTAACGACGAGCAGACCGACCGTATGTACTATGTATTGGAACAGA